One region of Xylanimonas ulmi genomic DNA includes:
- a CDS encoding glycosyltransferase family 4 protein: MPRTLIVTNDFPPRRGGIESFVHALADRLGDVVVYTATMPGSEEVDAALPYPVVRDRSTMLVPTRRVRDAVVRTMREHECDRVLFGASMPLGLLSRAVRAAGAQRVVAVTHGHEVWWARLPGTRQALRRAGDGVDALTDISDWTRAQIGRALSPAGRAKQTRLAPGVDTERFHPGCGGAQVRQDLGFDDSTPVVVCAARLVRRKGQDTLIDAWPQVLAQVPDARLVIVGGGPYRARLEQRAQRRGVAEAVTFAGLVEHMTEWMDAADVFAMPSRSRLLGLEAEGLGIVFLEAMACGKPVIVGRSGGAPEATEDGVTGYVVNPRDAEEVARRVVQLLTDRAAAARMGALGRERVLASWQWDQVGATARRLLDVE; this comes from the coding sequence ATGCCGAGGACGCTCATCGTGACCAACGACTTCCCTCCGCGCCGAGGCGGCATCGAGTCCTTCGTGCACGCCCTCGCGGACCGCCTCGGCGACGTCGTCGTCTACACGGCGACCATGCCCGGGTCCGAGGAGGTCGACGCCGCGCTCCCCTACCCCGTCGTGCGCGACCGGTCCACCATGCTGGTGCCGACGCGACGTGTGCGCGACGCCGTCGTGCGCACGATGCGCGAGCACGAGTGCGACCGCGTGCTGTTCGGCGCCTCGATGCCGCTGGGGCTGCTGTCGCGCGCGGTGCGCGCGGCGGGCGCCCAGCGCGTGGTCGCCGTGACCCACGGGCACGAGGTGTGGTGGGCACGGCTGCCCGGCACGCGGCAGGCGCTGCGCCGGGCGGGCGACGGCGTCGACGCGCTGACCGACATCTCCGACTGGACCCGCGCGCAGATCGGGCGAGCCCTGTCCCCCGCGGGGCGCGCCAAGCAGACGCGCCTGGCCCCGGGCGTCGACACCGAGCGCTTCCACCCCGGCTGCGGCGGCGCGCAGGTGCGCCAGGACCTCGGATTCGACGACTCCACCCCCGTCGTCGTGTGCGCCGCGCGCCTCGTGCGGCGCAAGGGGCAGGACACGCTCATCGACGCCTGGCCGCAGGTGCTCGCCCAGGTCCCGGACGCACGGCTCGTCATCGTCGGCGGCGGGCCCTACCGCGCCCGGCTGGAGCAGCGGGCGCAGCGGCGCGGCGTCGCCGAGGCCGTCACCTTCGCCGGGCTCGTCGAGCACATGACCGAGTGGATGGACGCGGCCGACGTGTTCGCGATGCCGTCACGCTCACGACTGCTGGGCCTGGAGGCCGAGGGCCTGGGCATCGTGTTCCTCGAGGCCATGGCGTGCGGCAAGCCCGTGATCGTGGGGCGCAGCGGCGGCGCGCCCGAGGCCACCGAGGACGGCGTCACGGGGTACGTCGTCAACCCGCGCGACGCCGAGGAGGTGGCGCGACGGGTCGTGCAGCTCCTGACCGACCGCGCGGCCGCAGCGCGCATGGGCGCGCTGGGCCGCGAGCGGGTGCTGGCGAGCTGGCAGTGGGACCAGGTGGGCGCGACGGCACGGCGGCTGCTCGACGTCGAATAG
- the rpmE gene encoding 50S ribosomal protein L31 yields MKSGIHPEYAVTQITCTCGNSFVTRTTETSGRINVEVCSACHPFYTGKQKILDTGGRVARFQARYGKKDAK; encoded by the coding sequence ATGAAGTCCGGTATCCACCCCGAGTACGCGGTCACGCAGATCACGTGCACGTGCGGCAACTCGTTCGTCACGCGCACCACCGAGACGTCGGGCCGCATCAACGTCGAGGTCTGCAGCGCGTGCCACCCGTTCTACACGGGCAAGCAGAAGATCCTCGACACCGGTGGCCGCGTGGCCCGCTTCCAGGCGCGCTACGGCAAGAAGGACGCCAAGTAG
- the prfA gene encoding peptide chain release factor 1, whose product MTTDPFAAVRPLLDEHAEIERALADPAVHADAGRARTLGRRYAELNQVVGAYRAWHAARDDAQAAAELIDLGEGDDAELAAEIPALRAAEAEAAEHLRRVLVPRDPDDGRDAIVEIKAGEGGEESALFAGDLLRMYLRYAERKGWSTQVLESTETDLGGYKDVQIAVKARGAADPAQGVWAHLKYEGGVHRVQRVPVTETQGRIHTSAAGVLVFPEVDDPGEVEIDQNDLRIDVYRSSGPGGQSVNTTDSAVRITHLPTGIVVSMQNEKSQLQNREQAMRVLRARLLAAQQEAAAAEAADLRRSQVRTVDRSERIRTYNFPENRIADHRTGYKAYNLDQVLDGDLEPVVRSAIDADEAARLAAAGA is encoded by the coding sequence GTGACCACTGACCCGTTCGCCGCCGTTCGGCCGCTGCTCGACGAGCACGCCGAGATCGAGCGCGCGCTCGCCGACCCCGCGGTGCACGCCGACGCCGGCCGCGCCCGCACGCTGGGACGCCGCTACGCCGAGCTCAACCAGGTGGTGGGCGCCTATCGCGCCTGGCACGCCGCGCGTGACGACGCGCAGGCGGCGGCCGAGCTCATCGACCTCGGCGAGGGCGACGACGCCGAGCTGGCGGCCGAGATCCCGGCGCTGCGGGCCGCCGAGGCCGAGGCGGCCGAGCACCTGCGCCGTGTCCTGGTGCCGCGCGACCCCGACGACGGGCGTGACGCGATCGTGGAGATCAAGGCGGGTGAGGGCGGCGAGGAGTCGGCGCTGTTCGCCGGCGACCTGCTGCGCATGTACCTGCGGTACGCCGAGCGCAAGGGCTGGTCCACCCAGGTGCTCGAGTCGACCGAGACCGACCTGGGCGGGTACAAGGACGTCCAGATCGCGGTCAAGGCGAGGGGCGCGGCGGATCCGGCGCAGGGCGTGTGGGCGCACCTGAAGTACGAGGGCGGCGTGCACCGCGTGCAGCGGGTGCCCGTGACCGAGACGCAGGGGCGCATCCACACCTCCGCCGCGGGCGTGCTCGTGTTCCCCGAGGTCGACGACCCGGGTGAGGTCGAGATCGACCAGAACGACCTGCGCATCGACGTCTACCGCTCCTCGGGTCCGGGCGGACAGTCGGTCAACACCACCGACTCGGCGGTGCGCATCACGCACCTGCCGACGGGCATCGTCGTGTCGATGCAGAACGAGAAGTCGCAGCTGCAGAACCGCGAGCAGGCCATGCGCGTGCTGCGCGCGCGCCTGCTGGCCGCGCAGCAGGAGGCGGCCGCGGCCGAGGCCGCGGACCTGCGCCGTTCGCAGGTGCGCACGGTCGACCGCTCGGAGCGCATCCGCACCTACAACTTCCCCGAGAACCGCATCGCCGACCACCGGACCGGCTACAAGGCCTACAACCTCGACCAGGTGCTCGACGGCGACCTTGAGCCGGTGGTCCGCTCGGCGATCGACGCCGACGAGGCTGCGCGCCTGGCGGCGGCGGGTGCCTGA
- a CDS encoding N5-glutamine methyltransferase family protein, producing the protein MPEPCAGALLRGATTALAAAGVPSPRADAELLLAHALRAERAEVRRLAILDAPVPDDAAAAFDDLLARRVRREPLQHLTGAAPFRHVELAVGPGVFVPRPETEVVAQVAIDEAARLIRSRDRSVSDTPTSDTRASDTTMARDDAFCGARPRAGGAARSHAHGPLAVDLCTGSGAIALAVATEVPGARVVAVELDAAAHAWAARNLTGSGVRLVRGDARTALRDLDGTVDVVVSNPPYVPPGAVPRDPEVAHHDPAVALYGLGADGLEVPRGVTAAAARLLRPGGLYVMEHAETQAAAARAMVEATGAFEAAQTRTDLTGRPRMVVSRRTATSVEH; encoded by the coding sequence GTGCCTGAGCCGTGCGCGGGCGCGCTGCTGCGCGGGGCGACCACCGCGCTCGCGGCGGCGGGCGTGCCCAGTCCGCGCGCGGACGCCGAGCTGCTGCTCGCCCACGCCCTGCGCGCCGAGCGCGCCGAGGTGCGGCGGCTCGCGATCCTCGACGCCCCGGTGCCCGACGACGCCGCCGCGGCCTTCGATGACCTGCTGGCGCGCCGGGTGCGCCGTGAGCCCCTGCAGCACCTGACGGGGGCCGCGCCCTTCCGCCACGTCGAGCTCGCCGTCGGCCCGGGCGTGTTCGTGCCCCGGCCTGAGACCGAGGTGGTCGCGCAGGTCGCGATCGACGAGGCGGCTCGGCTCATCAGGTCGCGCGACCGGTCCGTGAGCGACACGCCGACGAGCGACACGCGCGCGAGCGACACGACCATGGCGCGCGATGACGCATTTTGTGGCGCACGCCCGCGAGCCGGTGGCGCTGCGCGATCGCACGCCCACGGGCCGCTCGCCGTGGACCTGTGCACGGGGTCGGGCGCGATCGCCCTCGCGGTGGCGACCGAGGTCCCCGGAGCCCGGGTCGTCGCGGTCGAGCTCGACGCGGCCGCGCATGCGTGGGCGGCCCGCAACCTCACGGGCAGCGGCGTGCGCCTGGTGCGCGGTGACGCGCGCACCGCGCTGCGCGATCTCGACGGGACGGTCGACGTCGTCGTGTCCAACCCGCCCTACGTGCCGCCCGGCGCCGTGCCGCGCGACCCCGAGGTCGCGCACCACGATCCCGCCGTCGCGCTCTACGGACTGGGCGCCGACGGGCTTGAGGTGCCGCGCGGCGTCACCGCGGCGGCGGCGCGCCTCCTGCGGCCCGGCGGGCTGTACGTCATGGAGCACGCCGAGACGCAGGCCGCCGCGGCCCGCGCGATGGTCGAGGCCACCGGGGCGTTCGAGGCCGCGCAGACCAGGACCGATCTCACAGGGCGCCCGCGCATGGTCGTCTCCCGAAGGACGGCCACGTCCGTGGAACACTGA